One Vanessa cardui chromosome 22, ilVanCard2.1, whole genome shotgun sequence DNA window includes the following coding sequences:
- the LOC124539158 gene encoding UDP-glucosyltransferase 2-like, with product MSNVLVVLFVLLIAKCECEKILAVFPTPSISHQVVFRPLMQELARRGHDVTVITTDPAFPKGQSPQNLTEIDVHDISYDMWTNFLKLDKGNGDSLNSQLRFMFELIAGVFEEQMKTSEVQELINDKKKKIDLIFIESCVRPALGFTYLYKVPVISISSLGGMYGTFDELGAPTNPLAYPVVTRQRIYDLTLWDKIRELYTEFKGKNIFADLIPAEDKMLQKIFGPNIPSITELKKNIEMLFLNVHPIWDFNRPVPPNVVYLGGLHQTPAKELPQDLKSYLDSSKNGVIYMSFGTNVKPSLLPKEKIQIFTKVFSELPYDVLWKWDKDEIPGRSKNVRISKWLPQSDLLKHPKVKLFITQGGLQSTDEALTAGVPLIGVPMLGDQWFNVEHYVKHNMGIKLNIETLTEAQLKDSIETIITNNSFRENVVKLRNTMRDQPLSPLERAVWWTEHVLRHKGAAHLRSPAAEMDWTEYYAIDLILLLLGSFVIILLILTFVIHKVLSQLKTIRIKTKIN from the exons ATGTCAAACGTGCTGGTGGTGTTGTTCGTTCTTTTAATTGCAAAATGCGAGTGCGAGAAAATATTAGCGGTTTTTCCTACTCCATCCATCAGTCATCAAGTAGTGTTTCGTCCCCTGATGCAGGAGTTAGCAAGACGTGGACACGATGTGACAGTGATAACAACAGATCCAGCTTTTCCAAAAGGACAAAGTCCTCAAAACCTGACTGAAATAGATGTTCATGATATATCTTATGACATGTGGacaaattttttaaagttagatAAAGGAAACGGAGATAGTTTAAACTCACAACTGAGATTTATGTTTGAATTAATAGCTGGAGTTTTTGAAGAGCAGATGAAAACGTCTGAGGTCCAGGAACTCATTAatgacaagaaaaaaaaaatcgatttaatcTTTATAGAATCGTGTGTGAGACCAGCTCTGGGTTTTACTTACTTATACAAAGTACCAGTTATATCTATAAGTTCTCTTGGTGGTATGTACGGAACCTTTGATGAATTAGGAGCTCCAACCAATCCTCTCGCATATCCTGTAGTAACTCGCCAACGAATTTATGATTTAACGCTGTGGGATAAGATTCGAGAGCTATATACAGAATTTAagggaaaaaatatatttgctgatCTTATACCTGCAGAAGataaaatgttgcaaaaaatatttggtcCGAATATTCCAAGtattacagaattaaaaaagaatatagaAATGCTATTTTTGAACGTACATCCGATATGGGATTTCAATCGTCCAGTACCACcgaatgttgtttatttaggaGGCTTACACCAAACTCCTGCTAAAGAATTACCACAG gatCTCAAATCTTACCTTGACTCTTCCAAAAATGGTGTAATATACATGAGCTTCGGTACAAACGTCAAACCCTCATTATTACCGAAAGAGaagatacaaatatttacaaaagtattttCCGAGCTGCCTTACGACGTTTTATGGAAATGGGATAAAGATGAAATTCCAGGTCGTTCTAAGAACGTAAGAATTTCTAAATGGTTACCGCAGTCCGATTTACTCA AACATCCTAAAGTTAAGCTTTTCATAACTCAAGGAGGCTTACAATCGACAGACGAAGCGCTAACAGCTGGAGTACCTCTTATCGGCGTACCAATGCTTGGAGACCAATGGTTCAATGTCGAACATTATGTAAAACATAATATGGGCATAAAACTTAATATAGAAACACTCACTGAGGCACAACTTAAGGATTCTATAGAAACTATCATTACAAACAATAG ctttCGTGAAAATGTTGTAAAACTAAGAAACACCATGCGAGATCAACCGCTATCACCATTAGAACGCGCTGTGTGGTGGACGGAGCACGTCTTAAGACATAAGGGCGCGGCGCATCTGCGTTCACCGGCAGCTGAAATGGATTGGACTGAATATTATGCCATTGATTTAATTCTATTACTTTTGGGCTCTTTTGTtatcattttgttaatattgACTTTCGTCATCCATAAAGTTTTATCACAATTAAAGACAATTCGGATTaagacaaaaattaattaa
- the LOC124539157 gene encoding UDP-glucosyltransferase 2-like, which translates to MSNVLAVLFVLLIAKCECAKILAVFPTPSISHQVVFRPLVQELVRRGHDVTVITTDPAFPKGQSPQNLTEIDVHDISYDMWTNFLTADKGNGDKYYDQIRFIFELIAGVFEAQMTTSEVQKLINDKKNKFDLLFIESCVRPALGFTYLYKVPVISISSLGGFYETFDELGAATNLLLYPITSRQRLHNLSLWEKIHELYKEFKMQYIYADRIPSEDKMLQKIFGSNIPSITELKKNVQMQFLNVHPLWDFNRPVPPNVVYLGGLHQNPTKELPQDLKSYLDSSKNGVIYMSFGTNVKPSLLPKEKIQIFTKVFSELPYDVLWKWDKDEISGRSKNVRISKWLPQSDLLKHPKVKLFITQGGLQSTDEAVTAGVPLIGVPMLGDQWFNVEQYVINNIGIKLNIETLTEAQLKNAIETIITNNSFRENIVKLRNTMRDRPLSPLERAVWWTEHVLRHKGAAHLRSPAAHMHWTEYYAMDLVLFILGAFVTLVLILMFVIRMVLSKLTYIRIKSKIN; encoded by the exons ATGTCAAACGTGCTGGCGGTTTTGTTCGTTCTTTTAATTGCAAAATGCGAGTGCGCGAAAATATTAGCGGTTTTTCCCACTCCATCCATCAGCCATCAAGTAGTGTTTCGTCCCCTGGTACAGGAGTTAGTAAGACGTGGACACGATGTGACAGTGATAACAACAGATCCAGCTTTTCCAAAAGGACAAAGCCCTCAAAACCTAACTGAAATAGATGTTCATGATATATCTTATGACATGTGGACAAATTTCTTAACAGCGGATAAAGGAAACGGTGATAAGTATTACGACcaaattagatttatttttgaattaatagcCGGAGTTTTTGAAGCGCAAATGACAACTTCTGAGGTCCAGAAACTCATTAAtgacaagaaaaataaattcgatTTGCTCTTTATAGAATCGTGTGTGAGACCAGCTCTGGGttttacttacttatataaaGTACCAGTTATATCAATAAGTTCTCTTGGTGGTTTTTACGAAACCTTTGATGAATTAGGAGCTGCAACCAATCTTCTTTTATACCCTATAACAAGTCGTCAACGACTTCATAATTTGTCGTTGTGGGAAAAAATTCacgaattatataaagaatttaaGATGCAATATATATATGCTGATCGTATACCTTCAGAAGACAAAATGTTACAGAAAATATTTGGTTCGAATATTCCAAGtattacagaattaaaaaagaatgtaCAAATGCAATTTTTGAACGTACATCCGCTGTGGGATTTCAATCGTCCTGTACCAcctaatgttgtttatttgggaGGCTTACACCAAAATCCTACAAAAGAATTACCACAG gatCTCAAATCTTATCTTGACTCTTCCAAGAATGGTGTAATATACATGAGCTTCGGTACTAATGTCAAACCCTCATTATTACCGAAAGAGaagatacaaatatttacaaaagtattttCCGAGCTGCCTTACGACGTTTTATGGAAATGGGATAAAGATGAAATTTCAGGTCGTTCTAAGAACGTAAGAATTTCTAAATGGTTACCGCAGTCCGACTTACTCA AACATCCCAAAGTTAAGCTTTTCATAACTCAAGGAGGCTTGCAATCGACAGACGAAGCGGTAACAGCTGGAGTACCTCTTATCGGCGTACCAATGCTTGGAGACCAATGGTTCAATGTCGAACaatatgtcataaataatataggcATCAAACTTAATATAGAAACACTCACTGAGGCACAACTTAAGAATGCCATAGAaactattattacaaacaatag CTTTCGCGAAAATATTGTTAAACTAAGAAACACCATGCGAGATCGACCGCTATCACCATTAGAGCGCGCTGTGTGGTGGACGGAGCACGTCTTAAGACACAAGGGCGCGGCGCATCTGCGTTCACCGGCAGCTCACATGCATTGGACTGAATACTACGCCATGGATTTAGTACTATTTATTTTAGGTGCCTTTGTGACTTTAgtgttaatattaatgtttgttaTTCGTATGGTATTATCAAAGTTAACGTATATTCGGATTaagagtaaaattaattaa